Proteins from one Akkermansiaceae bacterium genomic window:
- a CDS encoding NUDIX domain-containing protein: MQKSRILEIVAAYLSRHPGEAERLRVFTDYLAVNEELFSRKNFNGHITTSAIVFNAERDNLLLIVHKTLGRVLQPGGHFEGDDSLAASAAREVLEETGVTVEPHPAASGDHPVDIDAHWMPANPKKQEDGHWHFDFRYLFTSAHAHDFSLQEEEVSGCGWHAVGSQEAQSCFGSYCWPKLGQAP; encoded by the coding sequence ATGCAGAAGTCCCGGATCCTCGAAATCGTCGCCGCTTATCTTTCCCGCCATCCCGGAGAGGCGGAACGGCTGCGGGTTTTCACCGACTATCTGGCGGTGAACGAGGAGCTTTTCAGCAGGAAGAATTTCAACGGCCACATCACCACCAGCGCGATCGTCTTCAATGCGGAGCGGGACAACCTCCTGCTCATCGTCCACAAGACACTCGGCCGCGTCCTCCAGCCCGGCGGACATTTCGAGGGTGACGATTCACTAGCCGCCAGTGCCGCCCGGGAGGTTCTGGAGGAAACAGGCGTGACCGTGGAGCCACACCCAGCCGCCTCCGGAGACCACCCGGTGGACATCGATGCCCATTGGATGCCCGCTAATCCAAAGAAGCAGGAGGACGGCCACTGGCACTTCGATTTCCGCTACCTGTTCACCTCCGCCCACGCGCATGACTTCTCCCTTCAGGAAGAGGAAGTCAGCGGCTGCGGATGGCACGCGGTGGGTTCACAAGAGGCCCAGTCGTGCTTCGGGTCTTACTGCTGGCCAAAGTTGGGACAGGCCCCATAG
- a CDS encoding mechanosensitive ion channel — MWTILAQTVVTEQMVAAEPLTWTEQVTRYGQKALDSAVAFAPKIGIALVIGLIGWKLANLLSKWLHKLLANKRVDPSLRPFLGSLLDAAFKVALAVTLINYLGIPTASFVAVIGAAGLAVGLALSGTLQNFAGGVVLLIIRPFRVGDSVKAQSFEGKVKEIQIFHTILLTADNLTVFIPNGKLVNESILNFTTAGTRRVDLTFGIGYDDSIDQARQVLLDLVKKDGRVLENPAPTVVVKNLGDSTVDLQARFWVSTNDHFKASCDIREQAKKAFDEEKISLPYPQVDYHIIEHPAQPATTES; from the coding sequence ATGTGGACGATTTTAGCGCAGACAGTGGTGACGGAGCAGATGGTGGCTGCGGAGCCGCTGACATGGACGGAGCAGGTGACGCGCTACGGCCAGAAGGCCTTGGATTCCGCCGTCGCTTTCGCACCGAAGATCGGCATCGCGCTGGTGATCGGCCTGATCGGCTGGAAACTGGCGAATCTGCTCAGCAAGTGGCTGCACAAGCTGCTGGCGAACAAGCGGGTGGATCCATCGCTCCGACCGTTCCTGGGCAGCCTGCTGGACGCGGCGTTCAAGGTGGCGCTGGCGGTCACGCTGATCAACTATCTGGGCATACCGACGGCTTCGTTCGTCGCCGTCATCGGTGCGGCCGGTCTGGCGGTGGGTCTTGCCCTTTCCGGCACGTTGCAGAATTTCGCCGGTGGTGTGGTGCTGCTGATCATACGCCCATTCCGGGTGGGGGATTCCGTGAAGGCCCAGAGCTTCGAGGGCAAGGTGAAGGAGATCCAGATCTTCCACACGATCCTGCTCACGGCGGACAACCTCACCGTCTTCATCCCGAACGGAAAACTGGTGAACGAATCGATCCTCAACTTCACCACGGCCGGCACCCGGCGGGTGGATCTCACCTTCGGCATCGGTTATGACGACAGCATCGACCAAGCGCGGCAGGTGTTGCTGGACCTCGTCAAAAAGGACGGAAGGGTGCTGGAAAATCCCGCCCCAACGGTGGTGGTGAAAAATCTGGGAGACAGCACCGTGGATCTGCAGGCACGCTTCTGGGTGTCCACCAACGATCATTTCAAAGCCTCCTGCGACATCCGCGAACAGGCCAAAAAAGCCTTTGATGAGGAAAAAATATCACTGCCCTATCCCCAGGTGGACTACCATATCATCGAACACCCCGCCCAGCCGGCGACGACGGAGAGCTAG
- a CDS encoding pyruvate carboxylase — translation MLETQSNPGKLMAANRGEIAIRIFRAANELGLRTVSIFAEEDRFSIHRFKADEAYQLDSSKGPVGAYLDVEGIVKLAKAKGVTMIHPGYGFLSENAAFARACAREGITFIGPSPELLENMGDKTAARQLAEKFNVPTLPGTEEPITDPDQALTVAHEIGFPLIIKAAFGGGGRGMRVVEKPSQLPGLLAEAQNEALNAFGNAAVFLERYISRAKHIEVQILGDQHGNVVHLFERDCSVQRRYQKVVEVAPAVNLDPKVRKELCDAAVSLAKGIGYNNAGTVEFLYDMDKNDWFFIEMNPRIQVEHTVTECVTGIDLVRSQILVSAGNSLFGDEIAIPQQDQMPCNGFAIQCRVTTEDPEKNFAPDYGRILNYRSAAGFGIRLDAASGDAGSVVTPYYDSMLVKVTAMGRSFPIACQRMDRALREFRIRGVKTNIPFLENVIADETFRTGQAHTKLIDTKTSLFNFKIKRDRATRTLAYLSDITINGNPSAKNWRPSSPLPAATIPAKRESGYPVAKHTKHLLTELGPEKFTQWILDQKRLLITDTSMRDAHQSLIATRMRGLDMLHIAETYSSNLPQLFSLENWGGATFDTAMRFLSEDPWERLRQLREKMPNILFQMLFRGSNAVGYSNYPDNVVAGFVKHAADSGMDIFRIFDSLNYLPNMKVAMEAVREHGKVLCEAAICYTGDILDEKRDKYSLKYYVAKAKELEAMGAHILAIKDMAGLCKPQAAYNLVKALKGEIGIPIHFHTHDTSGLNAASVIAAARAGVDIADLAVASLSGSTSQPNLNSVCAALANSEQDPGLDIEAINEVSDYWEEVLGFYKPFDSAPRAGTAEVYDHEMPGGQYTNLREQANAMGLGHRWREIARTYADVNQLFGDIVKVTPSSKVVGDMAMFLITRGIKSADVPKLKPGSIDWPESVIDMLSGGLGQPDGGWPVDVQKVVLGNKKATTKRPGELAEPIDLEATRAELTTKLGRDATDDDLYSHLMYPQVFSDFVAFRKKYDDLSGLPTSAFFYGLQIGEEIEVEIDPGKILIIKLISIGEPDSEGRRALFYELNGMPRESVVADKSLVSVSKASRPKGDPSSPVQACAPMPGMVTEVAVSAGQEVKAGDKLIVLEAMKMLTTVSANADGTVKEILVKKGDQVDSDDLLARLE, via the coding sequence ATGCTGGAAACCCAATCCAATCCCGGAAAACTGATGGCCGCCAACCGCGGCGAGATCGCCATCCGCATCTTCCGCGCCGCCAACGAACTTGGTCTCCGGACCGTCTCGATTTTCGCCGAAGAAGACCGCTTCTCCATCCACCGTTTCAAGGCCGACGAGGCCTACCAACTGGACTCCTCCAAGGGGCCGGTCGGTGCCTACCTGGATGTCGAGGGGATCGTGAAGCTGGCCAAGGCAAAAGGGGTCACGATGATCCATCCGGGCTATGGCTTCCTGTCTGAGAACGCCGCCTTCGCCCGCGCCTGCGCACGGGAGGGCATCACCTTCATCGGGCCGTCCCCGGAGCTGCTGGAAAACATGGGCGACAAGACCGCCGCCCGCCAGCTCGCGGAAAAATTCAACGTCCCCACCCTGCCCGGCACCGAAGAGCCGATCACCGACCCGGACCAGGCGCTGACCGTGGCCCATGAAATCGGCTTTCCCCTCATCATCAAGGCTGCCTTCGGCGGCGGTGGCCGGGGCATGCGCGTGGTGGAGAAACCTTCCCAACTTCCCGGCCTGCTCGCGGAGGCACAGAATGAGGCGCTCAACGCGTTCGGAAACGCCGCCGTCTTCCTGGAGCGGTACATTTCCCGGGCAAAGCACATCGAGGTCCAGATCCTCGGTGACCAACATGGCAACGTCGTCCACCTCTTCGAGCGGGACTGCTCCGTGCAGCGCCGTTACCAGAAGGTGGTGGAGGTGGCCCCCGCGGTGAACCTCGACCCGAAGGTCCGCAAAGAACTCTGTGATGCCGCGGTGTCGCTTGCAAAGGGCATCGGCTACAACAATGCGGGCACCGTCGAGTTCCTCTACGACATGGACAAGAACGACTGGTTCTTCATCGAGATGAACCCGCGCATCCAGGTGGAGCACACCGTGACCGAGTGCGTCACCGGCATCGACCTCGTCCGCTCGCAGATCCTCGTTTCCGCCGGAAACTCGCTGTTCGGGGATGAGATCGCCATCCCCCAGCAGGACCAGATGCCGTGCAATGGCTTTGCCATCCAGTGCCGCGTCACCACGGAAGATCCGGAGAAGAACTTCGCGCCGGACTATGGCCGCATCCTGAACTACCGCTCCGCCGCTGGCTTCGGCATCCGTCTGGACGCCGCCTCCGGCGACGCGGGTTCCGTGGTCACCCCTTACTACGACTCCATGCTGGTGAAGGTCACCGCGATGGGCCGCAGTTTCCCCATCGCCTGCCAGCGCATGGACCGCGCCCTGCGCGAGTTCCGCATCCGCGGTGTGAAGACGAACATCCCGTTCCTTGAGAACGTCATCGCGGATGAGACCTTCCGCACCGGCCAGGCGCACACGAAGCTGATCGACACGAAAACGTCCCTCTTCAACTTCAAGATCAAGCGTGACCGGGCCACCCGCACGCTTGCCTACCTCTCCGACATCACCATCAACGGGAATCCATCCGCAAAGAACTGGAGGCCGTCATCCCCTCTCCCCGCAGCGACCATCCCGGCGAAGCGCGAAAGCGGCTACCCCGTTGCGAAGCACACGAAGCATCTGCTGACGGAACTGGGACCGGAGAAATTCACCCAGTGGATCCTCGACCAGAAGCGCCTCCTCATCACGGACACGTCGATGCGGGACGCGCACCAGTCGCTCATTGCCACGCGCATGCGCGGACTGGATATGCTGCACATCGCGGAAACGTATTCGAGCAACCTGCCGCAGCTATTCTCCCTGGAGAACTGGGGTGGAGCCACGTTCGACACCGCCATGCGCTTCCTCAGCGAGGATCCGTGGGAGCGCCTGCGCCAGCTCCGCGAGAAGATGCCGAACATCCTTTTCCAGATGCTTTTCCGCGGCTCGAACGCCGTCGGTTACTCGAACTATCCGGACAACGTGGTGGCCGGGTTCGTGAAACACGCCGCCGACAGCGGCATGGACATCTTCCGCATCTTCGACTCTCTCAACTACCTGCCGAACATGAAGGTGGCCATGGAGGCCGTCCGCGAACACGGCAAGGTTCTCTGCGAAGCCGCCATCTGCTACACCGGTGACATCCTGGATGAGAAGCGGGACAAGTATTCTCTGAAATACTACGTCGCCAAGGCGAAGGAGCTGGAAGCGATGGGCGCGCACATCCTCGCCATCAAGGACATGGCGGGCCTCTGCAAGCCGCAGGCGGCCTACAATCTCGTCAAGGCGCTGAAGGGCGAGATCGGCATCCCGATCCACTTCCATACCCACGATACCTCCGGCCTCAACGCCGCCTCCGTCATCGCCGCGGCGCGTGCGGGTGTGGACATCGCGGACCTTGCCGTGGCCTCCCTTTCCGGCTCCACCTCACAGCCGAACCTCAACTCCGTCTGCGCGGCCCTCGCTAATTCCGAACAGGATCCCGGCCTGGACATCGAGGCGATCAACGAGGTTTCCGACTACTGGGAGGAAGTCCTCGGCTTCTACAAGCCCTTCGACTCCGCGCCCCGCGCAGGCACCGCGGAGGTCTATGACCATGAGATGCCCGGCGGCCAGTACACCAACCTCCGGGAGCAGGCGAACGCGATGGGTCTCGGCCACCGCTGGCGCGAGATCGCCCGCACCTATGCGGATGTGAACCAGCTTTTCGGCGACATCGTGAAGGTGACGCCATCCTCCAAAGTGGTCGGCGACATGGCCATGTTCCTCATCACCCGCGGGATCAAGTCCGCGGATGTGCCGAAGCTGAAGCCCGGGTCCATCGATTGGCCGGAAAGCGTGATCGACATGCTGTCGGGCGGCCTCGGCCAACCGGACGGCGGCTGGCCCGTGGACGTACAGAAGGTCGTGCTCGGCAACAAGAAAGCCACCACCAAGCGGCCCGGCGAACTCGCGGAACCAATCGACCTGGAAGCCACCCGCGCGGAACTCACCACGAAACTCGGCCGCGACGCCACCGATGACGATCTCTACTCCCACCTGATGTATCCGCAGGTGTTCTCCGACTTCGTCGCGTTCCGGAAGAAATACGACGACCTCAGTGGCCTGCCGACCTCGGCGTTCTTCTACGGCCTGCAGATCGGTGAGGAAATCGAGGTCGAGATCGACCCCGGGAAAATCCTCATCATCAAGCTCATCTCCATCGGTGAGCCGGACAGCGAGGGCCGCCGCGCCTTGTTCTACGAACTCAACGGCATGCCCCGCGAATCCGTCGTCGCGGACAAGTCGCTCGTTTCCGTCTCGAAAGCCAGCCGCCCGAAGGGCGATCCGTCATCACCGGTGCAAGCCTGTGCACCGATGCCCGGCATGGTCACGGAAGTGGCCGTCTCCGCCGGTCAGGAAGTGAAGGCGGGGGACAAGCTCATCGTCCTGGAGGCGATGAAGATGCTCACCACCGTCTCCGCCAACGCAGATGGCACCGTGAAGGAGATCCTCGTCAAGAAAGGCGATCAAGTGGACAGCGACGACCTGCTGGCGAGGCTGGAGTGA
- a CDS encoding PEP-CTERM sorting domain-containing protein: MKRPLGLTAAFALMAASIGTALAQNSLLITYAENPGSVNSTLSHTSVFDFNNLSTGNLTNVSWDGVGTYDRLTIKNADVYGGAGTDGSRYAVQGAGGVETSTLSFNDNHAYFGMWWSAGDNQNELSFYSGDTLIARFSTETLLSRLATSREYHGNPNEGDFQGGNAGEPYAFVNFFGEGDTTWDRIVFSNTSGSGFETDNHTDRVQKWGSFAEEENKPMPGVVLARASGDTVAMIPEPSSLALFAGLTGLLAFRRRR; this comes from the coding sequence ATGAAACGCCCCCTCGGCCTCACGGCCGCGTTTGCCCTGATGGCAGCATCCATCGGCACCGCACTCGCCCAGAACTCCCTTCTCATCACCTACGCGGAGAATCCGGGCAGTGTGAATTCCACGCTCTCCCACACGAGCGTTTTCGACTTCAACAACCTCTCCACCGGAAACCTGACCAATGTCAGTTGGGATGGTGTCGGCACCTATGACCGGCTGACCATCAAGAACGCCGATGTCTATGGCGGCGCGGGAACGGACGGTTCCCGCTACGCCGTGCAGGGTGCCGGTGGAGTGGAGACCTCCACCCTCAGCTTCAACGACAACCACGCCTACTTCGGCATGTGGTGGTCCGCCGGTGACAACCAGAACGAGCTTTCCTTCTACAGTGGTGACACGTTGATCGCCCGCTTCAGCACTGAGACCCTGCTCTCACGCCTCGCCACTTCGAGGGAATACCACGGCAACCCCAACGAGGGTGATTTCCAAGGCGGGAACGCCGGAGAACCCTATGCCTTCGTGAACTTCTTCGGCGAAGGCGACACCACCTGGGACCGCATCGTCTTCAGCAACACCTCCGGCAGTGGATTCGAAACCGACAACCACACCGACCGCGTGCAGAAGTGGGGTTCCTTTGCCGAGGAAGAGAACAAGCCGATGCCGGGAGTCGTGCTCGCCCGTGCGTCCGGAGACACGGTGGCCATGATCCCGGAGCCGTCTTCCCTGGCGTTGTTCGCAGGCCTCACCGGACTGCTGGCTTTCCGCCGCAGGCGCTGA
- a CDS encoding class I SAM-dependent methyltransferase, with protein sequence MKLLKAYRKISDLPLHRLLKGTAGRMLMSVRPDLSNEIRNKPFSNHPPLSGRLIRNGHFMKAVGDEDHAMIRDFLRDYWSSGASDEFYEGLSHRYETLFLAYHSSIVDETRRVMADMPAPLRRMVEIGSGDGKILDHFRRCLPDLAEFHGVDVNLPQVENNRRIHAESGRMWFHHSDGLRWLEQNGGRGTVLVTNGGVLEYFTRPELQGLFGRMGREWGNCVVSLTESIAADHDLAREPGTYPYGWELSLSHNYVALLQEAGFTITHVNDRLTTPEEADTVGRWLQVVAVAP encoded by the coding sequence ATGAAACTGCTGAAAGCCTACCGGAAGATCTCCGATCTTCCTCTGCACCGTCTTTTGAAAGGAACCGCCGGACGGATGCTCATGTCCGTAAGGCCGGATCTCTCCAACGAGATCAGGAACAAGCCGTTCTCAAACCATCCGCCGCTCAGCGGACGGCTCATCCGGAACGGCCACTTCATGAAAGCGGTCGGCGACGAGGACCACGCGATGATCCGTGACTTCCTGCGGGACTATTGGTCCTCGGGAGCTTCGGATGAGTTCTATGAAGGGCTGTCGCATCGCTACGAAACGCTTTTCCTGGCCTACCATTCCTCGATCGTGGATGAAACCCGCCGGGTGATGGCGGATATGCCCGCGCCCCTCCGCCGGATGGTGGAGATCGGTTCCGGCGATGGGAAGATCCTGGATCATTTCCGCCGCTGTCTCCCGGATCTGGCGGAGTTCCATGGCGTGGATGTCAATCTGCCGCAGGTGGAGAACAACCGCCGCATCCATGCGGAAAGCGGACGGATGTGGTTCCATCACTCGGACGGTCTGCGCTGGCTGGAACAGAACGGCGGACGCGGCACCGTGTTGGTCACCAATGGCGGGGTGCTGGAATATTTCACCAGGCCGGAGTTGCAGGGGCTTTTCGGACGCATGGGCCGGGAGTGGGGGAACTGTGTGGTCTCGCTGACGGAAAGCATCGCCGCGGACCATGACCTGGCGCGTGAGCCCGGCACGTATCCCTACGGCTGGGAGCTTTCCCTGTCGCACAACTACGTCGCCCTCCTGCAGGAGGCGGGTTTCACCATCACCCACGTGAATGACAGGCTCACCACGCCCGAGGAGGCTGATACGGTGGGGCGCTGGCTGCAGGTGGTGGCGGTGGCTCCCTGA
- a CDS encoding DUF808 domain-containing protein: MAAGSLLTLLDDIASILDDVSILTKKAAAKTAGVLGDDLALNAQQVSGVVSNRELPVVWAVAKGSFVNKLILVPLALLISAFAPWAITPLLMIGGLYLCFEGVEKLHHALQKRGKKTAEEAGQNLSELAATTPQEKVETEADKIKGAIRTDFVLSAEIIAITLGVVEKENLVRQALSLSSIALIMTVGVYGLVAGIVKLDDAGLYLTQREGAAPKAVGRGILWAAPLLMKLLSILGTAAMFLVGGGIVVHGIHWLYLQIEYLAAATGGFFAPIVSSLLNGICGLIAGILVLLLVNGIRKLRGKPAH, from the coding sequence ATGGCCGCAGGCAGCCTCCTCACCCTTCTAGACGACATAGCGTCGATCCTTGATGACGTCTCCATCCTCACCAAGAAGGCCGCTGCGAAAACGGCAGGCGTGCTGGGGGATGATCTGGCCCTGAACGCCCAGCAGGTCAGCGGTGTGGTTTCCAATCGGGAACTGCCCGTGGTGTGGGCGGTGGCGAAGGGCTCTTTCGTCAACAAGCTCATCCTCGTCCCGCTGGCCCTGCTCATCAGCGCCTTCGCGCCATGGGCCATCACCCCGCTGCTGATGATCGGCGGACTCTACCTTTGCTTCGAGGGTGTCGAAAAACTCCATCATGCGCTCCAGAAACGCGGGAAAAAGACCGCGGAGGAAGCAGGACAGAACCTTTCCGAACTGGCAGCCACCACACCACAAGAGAAGGTGGAAACAGAGGCGGATAAGATCAAGGGTGCCATCCGCACGGACTTCGTGCTCTCCGCGGAGATCATCGCCATCACGCTGGGAGTCGTGGAAAAGGAGAATCTCGTCCGCCAGGCGCTTTCACTCTCCTCCATCGCCCTGATCATGACCGTCGGCGTGTATGGACTCGTCGCCGGCATCGTGAAGCTCGACGACGCCGGACTCTACCTCACCCAGCGCGAAGGAGCGGCTCCGAAAGCGGTTGGCCGCGGCATCCTCTGGGCCGCGCCACTCCTGATGAAGCTGCTCTCCATCCTGGGAACCGCCGCCATGTTCCTGGTGGGCGGCGGCATTGTCGTCCATGGAATCCATTGGCTTTATCTCCAGATCGAGTATCTGGCGGCCGCGACCGGCGGCTTTTTCGCCCCCATCGTTTCGTCCTTGCTCAACGGCATCTGCGGTCTCATCGCGGGTATCCTCGTGCTGCTGCTGGTGAACGGCATCCGCAAGCTGCGCGGGAAGCCCGCGCATTGA
- the tkt gene encoding transketolase produces MNTTLLATAANEARGLAMDAVHACSSGHLGLPLGCADIGAVLFGETLRYNPDAPKWLNRDRFILSAGHGSMFIYGWLHLAGYAVPLDDVKNFRQLHSITPGHPEFHETPGVEATTGPLGQGVGNAVGYALSGKRAAARFNTAEHTLFDHSVFALLGDGCLQEGVAKEAIAFAGHNKLDNLVLIYDSNDVTLDAMADVTQSENAEQYFTSQGFDAVTIDGHDFAAIAKALDHARNDKNGKPKVIIAKTIIGKGIAEVQGTAKGHGEGGAKFVDAAKLGLGLPEGSHFYVSEETRNFFSERKVGQKAAFDAWQATYDAWSKVNPDLAAELTAGVAQSVPADLSDKIPAFAADYKDATRSAGGTVLNAVAKAIPQVITGSADLFGSTKNYINGGGDFSATNPTGRNIWFGIREHAMGAICNGIAYDGLFRISGATFLAFADYMRGSIRLAALAGLPVTFIFTHDSVGVGEDGPTHQPVETVSGLRVIPNLDVIRPGDAEETAGAFIAALNRTDGPTALILSRQAIPLMNDVPVQERRDGTVRGGYIAVKEKGELTTILLATGSEVQHAVAAAAELGDGVRVVSLPCLERFERQSPEYKESILPKAVKKRVAIEAGVSGLWWKYVGDEGKVIAIDRFGISAPGNTVFKELGITKDAVVAAAK; encoded by the coding sequence ATGAACACGACCCTGCTCGCAACCGCTGCCAATGAAGCCCGTGGCCTCGCCATGGATGCCGTCCACGCCTGTTCCTCCGGCCACCTCGGCCTGCCACTCGGCTGCGCGGACATCGGCGCGGTGCTGTTCGGCGAAACCCTCCGCTACAACCCGGACGCGCCGAAGTGGCTGAACCGGGACCGTTTCATCCTCTCCGCCGGCCACGGCTCCATGTTCATCTACGGCTGGCTGCACCTGGCCGGATACGCGGTGCCGCTGGATGACGTGAAGAACTTCCGCCAGCTCCACTCCATCACCCCCGGCCACCCGGAGTTCCATGAAACCCCGGGCGTGGAGGCCACCACCGGCCCGCTCGGCCAAGGCGTGGGCAATGCCGTGGGCTATGCCCTCTCCGGCAAGCGCGCCGCCGCACGCTTCAACACCGCGGAGCACACCCTCTTCGACCACAGCGTGTTCGCCCTCCTCGGCGACGGCTGCCTCCAGGAAGGCGTGGCCAAGGAGGCGATCGCCTTCGCCGGCCACAACAAGCTGGATAACCTGGTGCTCATCTATGACTCCAACGACGTGACGCTGGACGCCATGGCGGACGTGACGCAGAGCGAGAACGCCGAGCAATATTTCACCTCCCAGGGCTTTGACGCCGTGACCATCGACGGCCACGATTTCGCCGCGATCGCCAAGGCGCTCGACCACGCCCGCAACGACAAGAACGGAAAGCCGAAGGTCATCATCGCGAAGACCATCATCGGCAAGGGCATCGCCGAAGTGCAGGGCACCGCGAAGGGCCACGGTGAAGGTGGCGCGAAGTTCGTGGATGCCGCCAAGCTGGGCCTCGGCCTGCCGGAAGGCTCCCACTTCTATGTTTCCGAGGAAACCCGCAACTTCTTCTCCGAGCGCAAGGTCGGCCAGAAGGCCGCGTTCGACGCATGGCAGGCCACCTATGACGCGTGGTCGAAGGTGAACCCGGACCTTGCCGCGGAACTCACCGCCGGTGTCGCCCAGTCCGTTCCAGCCGATCTCAGCGACAAGATCCCGGCCTTCGCCGCGGACTACAAGGACGCGACCCGTTCCGCGGGTGGCACCGTCCTCAACGCGGTGGCAAAGGCGATCCCGCAGGTCATCACCGGCAGCGCCGACCTCTTCGGCTCCACGAAGAACTACATCAATGGCGGCGGTGATTTCTCCGCCACCAACCCGACCGGCCGCAACATCTGGTTCGGCATCCGGGAGCACGCCATGGGCGCCATCTGCAACGGCATCGCCTATGACGGCCTGTTCCGCATCAGCGGCGCCACCTTCCTCGCCTTCGCGGACTACATGCGCGGCTCCATCCGTCTCGCCGCGCTTGCCGGTCTGCCGGTGACCTTCATCTTCACCCACGACTCCGTCGGTGTCGGTGAGGACGGCCCGACCCACCAACCGGTGGAAACCGTCAGCGGCCTGCGCGTGATCCCGAACCTGGATGTGATCCGCCCGGGTGATGCGGAGGAAACCGCCGGTGCCTTCATCGCCGCGCTCAACCGCACGGATGGCCCGACCGCCCTCATCCTCAGCCGCCAGGCCATCCCGCTCATGAACGACGTGCCGGTGCAGGAGCGCCGGGACGGCACCGTGCGCGGCGGCTACATCGCCGTGAAGGAAAAGGGTGAACTCACCACCATCCTCCTCGCCACCGGATCGGAAGTGCAGCACGCCGTTGCCGCCGCCGCCGAGCTGGGCGATGGAGTCCGCGTCGTTTCCCTGCCATGCCTCGAGCGTTTCGAGCGCCAGAGCCCGGAGTACAAGGAAAGCATCCTGCCGAAGGCCGTGAAGAAGCGCGTCGCCATCGAGGCGGGTGTTTCCGGCCTGTGGTGGAAATACGTCGGCGACGAAGGCAAGGTCATCGCCATCGACCGCTTTGGCATCAGCGCTCCTGGCAATACCGTGTTCAAGGAACTCGGCATCACCAAGGACGCCGTTGTCGCCGCCGCGAAGTGA
- a CDS encoding CPBP family intramembrane metalloprotease, protein MAARLIRRFPLVAFFFLAFSISWGSCIPFLLAGPVTLPILFIVGASGPTVAALIVVGVTGGKPGILDLLSGLLRWRVPFRWWAVALAGPPLLMAASIGIQAATGFPPKPPHVPVPALPLPIAIFLAVLPLAAVFEEIGWRGYAQTRLESRHGPVLAAVILGILWACWHLPLFLIPGLSHEHMSFGPYLAFAVVLCLWFGWLYRRTRSILLASVFHTSINLSGILGGGSPGAELIFGALVVLLTLAILLPCSSRPRTGKSPVQQDP, encoded by the coding sequence ATGGCAGCGCGCCTCATCCGCCGGTTTCCTCTGGTCGCCTTTTTCTTCCTGGCTTTCTCCATCTCATGGGGTTCATGCATCCCATTTCTGCTGGCCGGTCCGGTGACCCTCCCCATTCTCTTCATCGTGGGAGCCAGCGGCCCCACCGTCGCCGCCCTCATCGTGGTGGGTGTCACCGGAGGAAAACCCGGTATCCTAGATCTGCTCTCCGGACTCCTCCGCTGGCGGGTCCCTTTCCGCTGGTGGGCCGTCGCGCTGGCGGGTCCACCTCTGCTGATGGCCGCTTCCATCGGCATCCAGGCCGCCACGGGCTTTCCTCCCAAGCCGCCGCATGTCCCCGTTCCCGCTCTTCCTCTGCCAATCGCCATCTTCCTGGCTGTCCTGCCGTTGGCCGCCGTGTTTGAGGAAATCGGGTGGCGCGGCTACGCCCAGACGCGGCTGGAGAGCCGGCATGGTCCTGTCCTTGCCGCCGTCATCCTCGGTATCCTGTGGGCCTGCTGGCACCTCCCGCTGTTCCTCATCCCCGGCCTGAGCCATGAACATATGTCATTCGGCCCCTACCTGGCTTTCGCGGTGGTGCTCTGCCTCTGGTTCGGCTGGCTCTATCGCCGGACCCGCAGCATCCTGCTGGCTTCCGTTTTCCACACTTCCATCAATCTCTCCGGCATCCTCGGCGGGGGCAGTCCCGGTGCGGAACTCATCTTCGGTGCGCTGGTTGTTCTTCTTACGCTGGCGATCCTGCTCCCATGTTCCAGCCGCCCGCGGACAGGAAAGTCTCCTGTCCAGCAGGATCCGTGA